A window from Bosea sp. ANAM02 encodes these proteins:
- a CDS encoding RDD family protein: protein MSDTRYGQPPVTALEPRPYQNVSGVLGSRLFAWFIDIVVLFFLGWLVVFLLGVLGIVTFGATWLLIPIATVATALGYAALTIGGRRQSTWGMRVAGLRVETASGGRPDGLAAAVHALLFYVAAGTFLLWLVDVACGFAREDRRMGHDLLTGLVIVRA from the coding sequence ATGAGCGACACCCGTTATGGTCAGCCGCCGGTCACGGCGCTGGAGCCGCGTCCCTACCAGAACGTCAGCGGCGTTCTCGGCTCGCGACTGTTCGCCTGGTTCATCGACATCGTCGTGCTGTTCTTCCTAGGCTGGCTGGTCGTGTTCCTGCTGGGCGTGCTCGGCATCGTGACTTTCGGCGCGACCTGGCTGCTGATCCCGATCGCGACCGTCGCGACCGCGCTGGGCTATGCCGCGTTGACGATCGGCGGGCGCAGGCAATCGACCTGGGGCATGCGCGTCGCCGGCCTGAGGGTGGAGACCGCCAGCGGCGGGCGCCCCGACGGTTTGGCTGCGGCCGTGCATGCGCTGCTGTTCTACGTCGCGGCCGGTACCTTCCTGCTGTGGCTCGTCGATGTCGCCTGCGGCTTCGCCCGCGAGGACCGGCGCATGGGCCACGACCTGCTCACCGGACTGGTGATCGTTCGCGCCTGA
- a CDS encoding arginyltransferase, which yields MTRPLRDAPQFYLTSPTTCPYLPGREERKVFTHLVGSRARELNDVLSQGGFRRSQSIAYRPACEICRACVSVRVCVDDFRMSRGFRRVLARNSDLIGEALPPRPRSEHYSLFRSYLDERHPDGGMATMSALDFAMMVEDTHVETSLIEYRRRGPDSGFTGRGEGDLFGMALTDTLGDGLSMVYSVYDPGLELRSLGTFMVLDHIARARRLGLPYVYLGYWVDGSPKMAYKSRFLPQERLMPQGWERVDHNDSTD from the coding sequence GTGACGCGCCCATTGCGGGATGCTCCGCAATTCTACCTGACATCTCCAACCACGTGTCCCTATCTGCCCGGGCGCGAGGAGCGGAAGGTATTCACGCATCTCGTCGGCTCGCGGGCGCGCGAACTCAACGACGTGCTTTCGCAAGGCGGCTTCCGGCGCTCGCAGAGCATCGCCTATCGCCCGGCCTGCGAGATCTGCCGCGCCTGCGTCTCGGTCCGCGTCTGCGTCGACGATTTCCGGATGTCGCGCGGCTTCCGACGGGTACTCGCCCGCAACAGCGACCTGATCGGCGAGGCCCTGCCGCCGCGTCCGCGCTCGGAGCATTATTCCCTGTTTCGCTCCTATCTCGACGAGCGCCACCCCGATGGCGGCATGGCGACGATGTCGGCGCTCGATTTCGCGATGATGGTCGAGGACACCCATGTCGAGACCAGCCTGATCGAGTATCGCCGCCGCGGCCCCGATTCCGGCTTCACCGGGCGGGGCGAAGGCGATCTCTTCGGGATGGCCCTGACCGATACGCTCGGCGACGGGCTCTCCATGGTCTATTCGGTCTATGATCCCGGGCTGGAGCTGCGCTCGCTCGGCACCTTCATGGTGCTCGACCATATCGCTCGGGCGCGCCGCCTCGGCCTGCCTTACGTCTATCTCGGCTACTGGGTCGATGGCTCGCCGAAGATGGCCTACAAGTCGCGCTTCCTGCCGCAGGAACGCCTGATGCCGCAGGGCTGGGAGCGGGTGGATCACAACGATTCAACCGATTGA
- a CDS encoding RraA family protein gives MSQELTDRLERCYTGIIHDTMRAMGLKDFVLPPELRPLLPGQKLAGPAFTVEGKTGEFDAHETLLGWTGLLSAAKPGHVWVCQPNTNEIALMGELSAETLKNKGVRGCVIDGLSRDTEFMVEMGFQAYFKAYTPRDIVGAWLPKAVDEPIKIGEVWIRPGDYILADRDGVVRIPAEIIEDVLDKSETAISAENKVRTAILAGTDPQQAYLQYGKF, from the coding sequence ATGAGCCAGGAACTGACCGACAGGCTGGAGCGCTGCTATACCGGCATCATCCACGACACGATGCGGGCGATGGGCCTGAAGGATTTCGTCCTGCCGCCGGAGCTGCGCCCGCTCCTGCCCGGCCAGAAGCTTGCCGGCCCCGCTTTCACCGTCGAGGGCAAGACCGGAGAGTTCGATGCGCATGAGACGCTGCTCGGCTGGACCGGCCTGCTCTCCGCCGCCAAGCCCGGCCATGTCTGGGTTTGCCAGCCGAACACCAACGAGATCGCGCTGATGGGCGAGCTCTCGGCCGAGACGCTGAAGAACAAGGGCGTGCGCGGCTGCGTCATCGACGGGCTGTCGCGCGATACCGAATTCATGGTCGAGATGGGCTTCCAGGCCTATTTCAAGGCCTATACGCCCCGCGACATCGTCGGCGCCTGGCTGCCCAAGGCGGTCGACGAGCCGATCAAGATCGGCGAGGTCTGGATCCGGCCGGGCGACTATATCCTCGCCGACCGCGACGGCGTCGTCCGCATTCCCGCCGAGATCATCGAGGACGTGCTCGACAAGTCGGAGACCGCGATCTCGGCCGAGAACAAGGTCCGCACCGCGATTCTCGCCGGCACCGATCCGCAGCAGGCGTACCTGCAGTACGGCAAGTTCTGA
- a CDS encoding UxaA family hydrolase, producing MTHDPRLILLDPRDNVLVARVRLKAGETVETGAGPATLDRDIALAHKVARRAIAAGEKILKYGAPIGVATEAIAPAAHVHVHNMRSDYTPTYHLEDERRAGAWA from the coding sequence ATGACCCACGATCCGCGCCTCATCCTGCTCGATCCGCGCGACAACGTCCTCGTCGCGCGGGTTCGGCTGAAAGCCGGCGAGACGGTCGAGACCGGCGCCGGTCCGGCCACGCTCGATCGCGATATCGCGCTCGCCCACAAGGTGGCGCGGCGCGCCATCGCGGCCGGCGAGAAGATCCTGAAATACGGCGCGCCGATCGGCGTCGCGACCGAGGCGATCGCGCCGGCCGCGCATGTCCATGTCCACAACATGCGCAGCGACTACACGCCGACCTATCATCTCGAAGACGAACGCAGGGCAGGAGCCTGGGCATGA
- a CDS encoding UxaA family hydrolase, whose product MSTMRGYLRSDGRKGIRNTVAVAYLVECAHHVAREIALPWREEGVHAIGFPGCYPNPYAERMMEQLCTHPNVGAVLLVSLGCESFNKYALERAVRASGRPVKTIIIQGTGGTRASIREGRAWVEEQRALLDAQETVPMAVSELVVGTVCGGSDGTSGITGNPAAGRAFDQLIAEGAACIFEETGELIGCEHIMAARAITPELGAELEKSVAKAARYYATLGYGSFAAGNAEGGLSTIEEKSMGAYAKSGASPISGLIKPGDVPPHGGLYLLDVVPDGEVRFGFPNINDNAEIAELIACGAHCVLFVTGRGSVVGSAISPVVKICANPETYRRMSEDMDIDAGRILEGRAGLDEVGTEIRDLVVSLGQGGRTKSEELGHQEFILTYKSFEPLGPACLPA is encoded by the coding sequence ATGAGCACGATGCGCGGCTATCTCCGGTCCGACGGGCGCAAGGGCATCCGCAACACCGTCGCGGTCGCCTATCTCGTCGAATGTGCCCACCATGTCGCACGCGAGATCGCCCTGCCCTGGCGCGAGGAAGGCGTCCACGCCATCGGCTTTCCCGGCTGCTACCCGAACCCCTATGCCGAGCGGATGATGGAGCAGCTCTGCACCCATCCCAATGTCGGCGCCGTGCTGCTGGTCTCGCTCGGCTGCGAGAGCTTCAACAAATACGCGCTGGAGCGGGCGGTGCGCGCCAGCGGCCGGCCGGTGAAGACGATCATCATCCAGGGTACCGGCGGCACCCGCGCCTCGATCCGCGAGGGCCGCGCCTGGGTCGAGGAACAGCGCGCCCTGCTCGACGCGCAGGAGACCGTGCCGATGGCGGTCTCCGAGCTCGTGGTCGGCACGGTCTGCGGCGGCTCGGACGGCACTTCCGGCATCACCGGCAATCCGGCGGCCGGACGGGCCTTCGACCAGCTCATCGCGGAGGGCGCCGCCTGCATCTTCGAGGAGACCGGCGAACTGATCGGCTGCGAGCATATCATGGCTGCCCGCGCGATCACGCCCGAACTCGGCGCCGAGCTCGAGAAGTCCGTGGCCAAGGCGGCGCGCTACTACGCGACGCTGGGCTACGGCTCCTTCGCCGCGGGCAATGCAGAGGGCGGGCTCTCGACCATCGAGGAGAAGTCGATGGGCGCCTATGCCAAATCCGGGGCCTCGCCGATCTCCGGCCTGATCAAGCCAGGCGACGTGCCGCCGCATGGCGGGCTCTACCTGCTCGACGTCGTGCCGGACGGCGAAGTCCGCTTCGGCTTCCCCAATATCAACGACAATGCCGAGATCGCGGAATTGATCGCCTGCGGCGCGCATTGCGTGCTGTTCGTGACCGGCCGGGGCTCCGTCGTCGGCTCGGCGATCTCGCCGGTGGTGAAGATCTGCGCCAACCCCGAGACCTATCGCCGGATGTCCGAGGATATGGATATCGATGCCGGGCGTATCCTCGAAGGCCGCGCCGGGCTCGACGAGGTCGGCACCGAAATCCGCGACCTTGTCGTCTCGCTCGGTCAGGGCGGGCGGACGAAGTCCGAGGAGCTCGGCCATCAGGAATTCATCCTGACCTACAAGAGCTTCGAGCCGCTCGGCCCGGCCTGCCTGCCGGCATAG
- a CDS encoding PepSY domain-containing protein, translated as MTTVTTAAAAPERAGRPAASLYRAVWRWHFYAGLITLPFLILLAVTGGLYLFRAEIDGLIHRDVKRVEARMTGERPPSEIVAQAVKGFPGQAVKYIPPDSATASAEVTIRDAAGTRMVIYVDPYDARVLGQIPDKGTVMWVIRQIHSLAYFGPVANGAIEIAGGWAILLVLTGLYLWWPRKQSGGVVTVRGKPRQRVFWRDLHAVTGLVAGGFILFLAITGMPWSVLCGAKVNQWANGHNFGYPAGVRVAVPMSDEHLAHVAPTTWSLEQAKLPESHARDGAPIGLDAAVATFDRLGLTRGYAVNLPSGPSGVYTGSVYPKDMALQRVIHLDQYSGKPLIDMSYADYGPLGKALEWGINVHMGQEFGLANQLVMLAACLAIVLLCISALVMWWKRRPQGSIGVPPLPREKTTLRVVVALLAIGGLVFPLVGLSLVVMVAIDGLLVRKLQPMSV; from the coding sequence ATGACAACCGTCACAACGGCAGCGGCCGCGCCCGAACGCGCGGGCCGACCTGCCGCATCGCTCTATCGCGCCGTCTGGCGCTGGCACTTCTATGCCGGACTGATCACCCTGCCCTTCCTCATCCTGCTGGCCGTGACCGGCGGGCTCTACCTGTTCCGGGCCGAGATCGACGGCCTGATCCATCGCGACGTCAAACGGGTCGAGGCCCGCATGACCGGCGAGCGGCCGCCCAGCGAGATCGTCGCCCAGGCCGTGAAAGGCTTCCCCGGCCAGGCGGTGAAATACATCCCGCCTGATAGCGCGACCGCTTCCGCAGAGGTCACGATCCGCGACGCCGCAGGCACGCGGATGGTGATCTATGTCGATCCCTACGATGCCCGCGTGCTCGGCCAGATCCCGGACAAGGGCACGGTGATGTGGGTGATCCGGCAGATTCACAGCCTCGCCTATTTCGGGCCGGTCGCAAACGGCGCGATCGAGATCGCCGGCGGCTGGGCGATCCTGCTCGTGCTCACCGGGCTTTATCTATGGTGGCCGCGCAAGCAGAGCGGCGGCGTGGTCACGGTCAGGGGCAAGCCGCGGCAGCGCGTGTTCTGGCGCGATCTCCATGCGGTGACGGGGCTCGTCGCCGGCGGCTTCATCCTGTTTTTGGCGATCACCGGCATGCCGTGGTCGGTTCTGTGCGGCGCCAAGGTCAATCAATGGGCCAACGGCCATAATTTCGGCTACCCGGCCGGGGTTCGCGTCGCCGTGCCGATGTCGGACGAACATCTCGCGCATGTCGCGCCGACGACATGGTCGCTGGAGCAGGCGAAGCTGCCGGAATCCCATGCCAGGGACGGGGCGCCGATCGGCCTCGACGCCGCTGTCGCGACCTTCGACCGGCTGGGCCTGACGCGCGGCTACGCCGTCAATCTCCCGAGCGGTCCGAGCGGCGTCTATACCGGCTCGGTCTATCCGAAGGACATGGCGCTGCAGCGCGTCATCCATCTCGACCAGTATAGCGGCAAGCCCCTGATCGACATGAGCTATGCCGATTACGGCCCGCTCGGCAAAGCGCTGGAATGGGGCATCAATGTCCATATGGGGCAGGAATTCGGCTTGGCGAACCAGTTGGTAATGCTCGCCGCCTGCCTCGCGATCGTGCTGCTCTGCATCTCGGCACTGGTGATGTGGTGGAAGCGCCGCCCGCAAGGGTCGATCGGCGTGCCGCCATTGCCGCGCGAGAAGACGACGCTGAGGGTCGTGGTCGCGCTGCTCGCCATCGGCGGGCTCGTCTTCCCATTGGTCGGGCTCTCGCTCGTCGTCATGGTGGCGATCGACGGGTTGCTGGTAAGAAAATTGCAACCTATGAGTGTATAA
- a CDS encoding DUF2336 domain-containing protein — MLRNLTRMPAEMSSESRRQLLHAVTDLFLLDHDPNEAAKEHYGEIAAGSLGHLGDEDRKGYAERVAAMPTLPHNVAVTLGGDNNAEVARLVLSLSPVLTDTDLAAIAVTQSQQHLVAIAERARLSESVTDILVERGDQKVLHTVSANGGAAFSDRGFDKLLERGEGDAAITGALARRSDLAPNRAQRVLRIVEQFSDGGSAAPATEANVSLARQARQQRLEVKLLLSDLAAKVREVDDVLTMLADEDRAYHLSQVLSEIAGISIEQALRVLMQRDSSGIAVACRSLGIGATAFRAILQLRARRLYFSSRDVDDDVDAYAKLDLATAERTLRFLKLRTKIA, encoded by the coding sequence ATGCTGCGTAACCTGACCCGGATGCCGGCGGAAATGTCGTCGGAGTCGCGCCGGCAGCTTCTGCATGCCGTCACGGATCTCTTCCTGCTCGACCACGACCCCAACGAGGCCGCCAAGGAGCATTACGGCGAGATCGCAGCCGGTTCGCTCGGCCATCTCGGTGACGAGGACCGCAAGGGCTATGCCGAGCGCGTCGCCGCGATGCCGACCCTGCCGCATAACGTCGCCGTCACGCTCGGCGGCGACAACAATGCCGAGGTCGCCCGCCTCGTTCTGTCGCTCTCCCCGGTCCTGACCGATACCGACCTCGCCGCCATCGCCGTCACCCAGTCGCAGCAACACCTCGTCGCCATCGCCGAGCGCGCGCGCCTGTCCGAAAGCGTCACCGACATCCTCGTCGAGCGCGGCGACCAGAAAGTGCTGCATACCGTCAGCGCCAACGGAGGCGCCGCCTTCTCGGATCGCGGCTTCGACAAGCTTCTCGAACGCGGCGAGGGCGATGCCGCCATCACCGGTGCGCTGGCCCGCCGCTCCGACCTCGCGCCGAACCGGGCCCAGCGCGTGCTGCGCATCGTCGAGCAGTTCTCCGACGGCGGCAGCGCCGCCCCCGCTACGGAAGCCAATGTCTCGCTTGCCCGGCAGGCGCGCCAGCAGCGCCTCGAAGTCAAGCTGCTGCTTTCCGATCTGGCCGCCAAGGTGCGCGAGGTCGACGATGTACTGACCATGCTGGCCGACGAGGACCGCGCCTATCACCTCTCGCAGGTGCTCTCCGAGATCGCCGGCATCTCGATCGAGCAGGCGCTGCGCGTGCTGATGCAGCGCGACTCCAGTGGCATCGCCGTCGCCTGCCGCTCGCTCGGCATCGGCGCCACAGCCTTCCGCGCCATCCTGCAATTGCGGGCACGGCGGCTCTATTTCTCCTCCCGCGACGTCGACGACGATGTCGATGCCTATGCCAAGCTCGATCTCGCGACGGCGGAACGGACCCTGCGCTTCCTCAAGCTCAGGACGAAGATCGCCTGA